Genomic window (Jatrophihabitans sp.):
ATCCGGGCCGGGGTGTCCAAGCCTGTCCTGTACCAGCACTTCCCCGGCAAGCTCGAGCTCTACCTGGCACTGCTGGACACCCACGCCGAGGACGTGCTGGAACGGGTCCGGCAGGCGCTGGCCGAGACCGAGGACAACCGGGTCCGGGTGCACAACGTGCTGACCGCGTACTTCGACTTCGTCGACGGCGCCGACCGGGGCGACGAGGGCGCGTTCCGGCTGATCTTCGAGTCCGACCTGGGCAACGAGCCGGCGGTCCGCGAGCGGGTCGACCGGGTGGCGCGGATCACCATGCAGGCGGTCGCCGACACGGTCGCGGCGGACACCGGGTTGGGCCGGCCGCAGGCCGAGTTGCTGTCGGTGGCGCTGACCGGCGCCGCCCAGATCACCGCGACCTGGTGGCTCGATGCCAACCGGCCGATCCCGAAGGCCGAGGCCGTCCACCTGCTGGAGACGCTGCAGTGGCGCG
Coding sequences:
- a CDS encoding TetR/AcrR family transcriptional regulator, coding for MTETMDTSRGARLPRSARRKQLLAAAQEVFVTNGYHAAAMDDIAIRAGVSKPVLYQHFPGKLELYLALLDTHAEDVLERVRQALAETEDNRVRVHNVLTAYFDFVDGADRGDEGAFRLIFESDLGNEPAVRERVDRVARITMQAVADTVAADTGLGRPQAELLSVALTGAAQITATWWLDANRPIPKAEAVHLLETLQWRGISFFPLQAGAPAPSANG